From the Rhodoferax sp. WC2427 genome, one window contains:
- a CDS encoding chemotaxis protein CheC produces the protein MTLSELQLDALTEVFNVGAGQAAASLSEIVGDEVLLSVPRIQFFDRTDVNAEMLSLKGGRLGAVRQKFGGPFSLDATLLFREEKALEIVQEMLGSQVSVEDLVDYEHEAMCELGNVILNACLSAIADMLGINLSSTLPEYSVDGADTVIGKLMSDETQPLVLVLHIDLTIEKRDTQGYLVFLLSANSLEGLVAALDVFLSRI, from the coding sequence ATGACCCTGTCCGAGCTGCAGCTGGATGCCTTGACCGAGGTATTTAACGTCGGTGCAGGCCAGGCGGCCGCCAGCTTGAGCGAGATCGTGGGCGACGAGGTGCTGCTGTCGGTGCCACGCATCCAGTTCTTTGACCGCACCGATGTGAATGCCGAAATGCTGTCGCTCAAGGGCGGGCGCCTGGGCGCGGTGCGGCAAAAGTTTGGCGGCCCGTTCAGCCTGGATGCCACGCTGCTCTTCCGCGAAGAAAAGGCGCTGGAAATCGTGCAGGAGATGCTGGGTTCGCAGGTCAGCGTGGAAGACCTGGTGGACTACGAGCACGAGGCCATGTGCGAGCTGGGCAACGTGATCCTGAACGCCTGCCTGTCGGCGATTGCCGACATGCTCGGCATCAACCTGAGTAGTACCCTGCCCGAGTATTCGGTGGACGGTGCCGACACGGTGATTGGCAAGCTGATGTCCGATGAGACCCAGCCCTTGGTGCTGGTGCTGCACATCGACCTGACCATCGAAAAGCGCGATACCCAGGGCTATCTGGTGTTCCTGCTCAGCGCCAATTCGCTGGAGGGACTGGTCGCTGCCCTCGACGTATTTTTGTCGCGCATTTAA
- a CDS encoding GGDEF domain-containing protein translates to MSTSPVTPLLPWSQMVDALGTGLIVLNPRGEVLVWNAWVVRHSGIEASAALGHRLEAVFANGLSLSFISALKNVLTYKLPVVLSNVLHRTPLPLYLRPEDAVRGPQQRMPQSLTLVPVRYDDSGPDGFLVMVQVTDTSSFVKRERLLHSHSEKLSREAVIDGLTGIYNRKYFDQKLTVELSRAQRQKNPLSLVMLDVDYFKKYNDTYGHPAGDRVLQALVGAVQSQLNRLSDVFARYGGEEFIIILPSSDQAGATRIAEKIRLAVLDLQMEHARSQVAEHISISLGAATCPGGDNCSETRLLDTVDKALYAAKHGGRNKVHWLSVSDPHTTGGYVVEGKDPPASNYPN, encoded by the coding sequence ATGTCCACCAGCCCCGTCACACCCCTGCTGCCCTGGTCCCAGATGGTGGACGCGCTGGGCACCGGCCTGATCGTGCTCAACCCGCGCGGCGAAGTGCTGGTGTGGAACGCCTGGGTGGTGCGCCACAGCGGCATTGAAGCCTCGGCGGCCCTGGGCCACAGGTTGGAGGCGGTGTTTGCCAACGGCCTGTCGCTGTCGTTCATCAGCGCCTTGAAAAACGTGCTGACCTACAAGCTGCCGGTGGTGTTGTCCAATGTGCTGCACCGCACGCCGCTGCCGCTCTACCTGCGCCCCGAAGATGCCGTCAGAGGCCCGCAGCAGCGCATGCCGCAGTCCTTGACCCTGGTGCCGGTGCGCTACGACGACAGCGGCCCGGACGGGTTTCTGGTGATGGTGCAGGTCACCGACACCAGCAGCTTTGTGAAGCGGGAGCGGCTGCTGCATTCGCACTCGGAAAAACTCTCGCGCGAGGCGGTGATCGATGGCCTCACCGGCATCTACAACCGCAAATATTTCGACCAAAAGCTGACCGTCGAGCTCAGCCGTGCCCAGCGCCAGAAGAACCCGCTGTCGCTGGTCATGCTGGACGTGGACTACTTCAAGAAATACAACGACACCTATGGCCACCCGGCGGGCGACCGGGTTTTGCAGGCCCTGGTGGGGGCCGTGCAGTCGCAGCTGAACCGCCTGTCGGACGTGTTTGCACGCTACGGCGGAGAAGAATTCATCATCATCCTGCCATCGTCCGACCAGGCCGGGGCCACCCGGATCGCGGAAAAAATCCGCCTGGCCGTGCTGGACCTGCAGATGGAACACGCCCGCTCGCAGGTGGCCGAACACATCAGCATCAGCCTGGGGGCCGCCACCTGCCCGGGCGGCGACAACTGCAGCGAGACGCGGCTGCTGGACACCGTAGACAAAGCCCTGTACGCCGCCAAACACGGCGGCCGCAACAAAGTGCACTGGCTCAGCGTGTCCGACCCGCACACCACCGGCGGCTACGTGGTCGAGGGCAAAGACCCGCCTGCGTCAAATTACCCCAATTAA
- a CDS encoding GFA family protein yields MQYKGSCHCGQIAFDVEGELPAAVMSCNCSMCQRKGALMWFVPRSALVLQTPADKMGTYLFNKHLIQHHFCPTCGIHPFGEALSPDGQAMAAINVRCLEGVDIASLAVQHYDGRAK; encoded by the coding sequence ATGCAGTACAAAGGAAGTTGCCATTGCGGCCAGATTGCGTTTGACGTGGAAGGGGAGCTCCCCGCCGCGGTCATGTCGTGCAACTGTTCGATGTGCCAGCGCAAAGGGGCCCTGATGTGGTTCGTGCCCCGGTCGGCGCTGGTCTTGCAGACACCCGCCGACAAGATGGGCACCTACCTGTTCAACAAGCACCTGATCCAGCACCACTTTTGCCCGACCTGCGGCATCCACCCGTTTGGCGAGGCGCTGTCCCCGGACGGGCAGGCCATGGCGGCCATCAATGTGCGCTGCCTGGAGGGGGTGGATATCGCGTCGCTCGCGGTGCAGCACTATGATGGGCGCGCGAAATAA